One stretch of Roseimicrobium sp. ORNL1 DNA includes these proteins:
- a CDS encoding LamG domain-containing protein, with protein sequence MARAFSRASSQSITAASSTALELGTGPFSVAATIYPYTVDYTATSSGVVFSKGIDPSNYFDLEVYQSKVRAGVGTALMDSPVIPVNAVYRVMVTRSGTALSLYVNGALVASSTSSASVSNPTKNVTIGVRPGTSYFFNGEISEVAMWSAALGGDEMIAYMKTYSAAVLRPQALVFYAPLVRDVVELKRGLALTNNGTTVVPHQRIRF encoded by the coding sequence ATGGCGCGGGCATTTTCCAGGGCGTCGTCCCAATCCATCACCGCGGCGTCCAGCACTGCGCTGGAGCTTGGCACGGGGCCATTCTCCGTGGCGGCGACGATTTATCCGTACACGGTGGACTACACAGCGACTTCATCAGGCGTGGTCTTTTCCAAGGGTATTGACCCCAGCAACTACTTTGACCTTGAGGTGTATCAGTCGAAAGTGCGGGCTGGGGTGGGAACGGCCCTCATGGACAGTCCTGTCATCCCAGTGAACGCAGTCTACCGGGTGATGGTCACGCGAAGTGGAACGGCGTTATCGCTCTATGTGAACGGTGCGCTTGTCGCTTCATCCACATCTTCCGCCAGTGTTTCCAACCCCACCAAGAATGTGACGATAGGGGTGCGCCCGGGAACCTCCTACTTTTTCAATGGTGAGATCAGCGAGGTGGCGATGTGGTCAGCAGCGCTCGGCGGGGATGAGATGATTGCGTATATGAAAACCTATTCTGCGGCCGTCCTCCGTCCCCAAGCGCTGGTCTTCTATGCTCCACTGGTACGAGATGTGGTCGAACTGAAACGTGGTCTGGCGCTTACCAACAACGGCACCACGGTGGTGCCGCACCAGAGAATTCGTTTCTAG
- a CDS encoding acyltransferase, which yields MHGYLRLVLAFGVLAYHLGYGVGALHLGPICVVVFYILSGYVVAKLLDRFFPPGTLWLFYKERFLRIYPVYALLLLVSAVFFFGAGIGQPEATALNVFAHITVVPLNYFMFWDVAVLRSINLSLLPTAWSLALEIQAFMILPLILRSSVAKGLLGMISLVIFGLSVNAVIDPNLWGYRLLPGVLFMFLAGGVLYKVLESHAADGAIFAKFYLLTSWLGVLASCLVAWSIGRFQLGLPSPALGFLLGLPLAWITTNKIRLPGGAMAGQLSYGVFLIHMPLIYAYSFYFKAEVKSLTCLVAVSIASLIVSWLVVTTIERMVWKWRRSITNSAASHSRVRSAEQSVEARSQLRFASSWPFRLALSLVALGSVFAIFQARVGYPLVRTSPIPVNAISQSGDGVFSASLPFTKHRPNPVHLRTRLIENGRSPMERVWSSSEVRRSTEGVYSTSRSQVWFKTSDGTDPRTNGRAYALVFPLVPPLWLEIGGWIVIVILVPLSVSIGRRQCSVASDSRPHAVPSATCG from the coding sequence ATGCATGGCTACTTGCGATTGGTTCTGGCCTTTGGAGTTCTCGCTTACCACCTGGGGTATGGCGTGGGCGCGCTTCATTTGGGCCCCATTTGTGTGGTAGTGTTCTACATCCTTTCAGGCTATGTCGTGGCGAAGTTGCTCGACAGGTTCTTTCCTCCGGGGACGCTTTGGCTCTTCTACAAGGAGCGTTTTCTACGGATTTATCCGGTTTACGCACTGCTGCTTCTTGTCAGTGCAGTTTTCTTCTTTGGTGCGGGGATCGGTCAGCCCGAGGCTACCGCTTTAAATGTCTTCGCCCACATCACCGTCGTTCCATTGAACTATTTTATGTTTTGGGATGTGGCGGTGCTGCGCTCGATCAATCTGTCATTGCTTCCAACGGCATGGTCACTCGCTCTTGAGATCCAGGCCTTCATGATTTTACCACTGATCTTGCGTTCGAGTGTTGCGAAGGGTCTTTTGGGAATGATTTCGCTGGTCATTTTCGGCCTCTCAGTAAATGCGGTTATCGATCCAAACCTTTGGGGCTATAGGTTGTTGCCAGGGGTGCTTTTTATGTTCTTGGCAGGTGGTGTTCTCTACAAAGTGCTGGAATCCCACGCTGCCGACGGAGCAATATTCGCAAAGTTCTACCTTCTGACCTCATGGCTTGGAGTACTCGCATCTTGCCTTGTCGCTTGGTCGATTGGCAGGTTTCAATTGGGACTGCCCTCCCCGGCTCTCGGGTTCCTGCTCGGTCTCCCTTTGGCCTGGATCACTACCAACAAGATTAGGCTTCCCGGCGGGGCAATGGCGGGCCAGCTTTCATACGGCGTGTTTCTAATTCACATGCCGTTGATCTACGCCTACTCCTTCTACTTTAAGGCAGAGGTGAAAAGTCTGACGTGTCTTGTGGCGGTCTCGATAGCGTCGTTGATCGTGTCTTGGCTGGTTGTGACGACCATAGAGCGCATGGTTTGGAAATGGCGACGTTCAATCACGAATTCTGCTGCTTCGCATTCACGAGTTCGGTCGGCGGAGCAGTCTGTAGAAGCTCGGTCGCAGCTCCGTTTTGCCAGTTCTTGGCCATTCAGATTGGCGCTTTCCCTTGTTGCATTGGGTTCAGTGTTTGCGATTTTCCAGGCTAGGGTCGGATATCCGTTGGTTCGAACGTCTCCCATCCCCGTGAATGCGATCAGTCAATCTGGGGACGGCGTCTTTTCTGCCTCTCTACCCTTCACGAAACATCGTCCCAATCCTGTGCATCTCCGTACCCGGTTGATTGAGAATGGCAGAAGCCCGATGGAACGTGTTTGGAGCAGTAGCGAAGTGCGGCGATCCACCGAGGGAGTGTACTCAACGAGTCGGAGCCAGGTGTGGTTCAAAACATCGGATGGTACCGACCCCAGGACAAACGGGAGAGCCTATGCACTTGTGTTCCCCTTGGTGCCGCCGCTGTGGTTGGAGATAGGCGGTTGGATTGTGATTGTAATCCTTGTTCCGCTGTCGGTGTCGATAGGAAGACGCCAATGCTCCGTAGCCTCCGATTCGCGTCCGCATGCGGTGCCTTCGGCTACGTGCGGATGA
- a CDS encoding tail fiber protein — translation MPVASEISRIQYTGNGSWVTPYSVPFYFLSEADIKVVLTDGNGVESPLTETTHYALTGAGEAGGGSLTTVVGYDGTHTLTIYREPEQTQSAEFQSTGALPADTLTRGLDKLTMLVQSLSRKVTRCFRLNDKAGDVVALSEATKANTVFGFGSSGDPVLRDRVALLSLLSLSGSLQGAPTAFWSDDGERGLKVPDFVGQLGVQLNTSALYRSSGSSAGNWSLLVRDEDDMAGNDALRAPSQQSVKAYVDARDAASVATHMPPGIIAPYAGPSAPTGWLLCYGQAVSRTTYTALFAAVGTTFGSGDGSTTFTLPDLRGRTVAGMDNMGGSAALRLTNSGTGNPGINGSTLGATGGSDRHQLTAAQMPSHTHSYNNNGTGFDNPSNIAGSRYGGFPTAATSGSAGSDQAHPNVQPTFVLNYIIRT, via the coding sequence ATGCCTGTTGCTTCCGAGATTTCGCGCATCCAGTACACCGGCAATGGGTCGTGGGTGACGCCGTATAGTGTGCCGTTCTATTTCCTGAGTGAGGCGGATATCAAGGTGGTGCTGACGGATGGGAATGGTGTGGAGAGCCCGCTGACGGAGACGACGCACTATGCGCTGACGGGTGCGGGTGAGGCTGGAGGCGGGAGTCTGACGACGGTGGTGGGATATGATGGGACGCACACGCTGACGATTTATCGGGAGCCGGAGCAGACGCAGAGTGCGGAGTTCCAGTCGACGGGGGCGCTGCCGGCGGATACGCTGACGCGTGGGCTGGATAAGCTGACGATGCTGGTGCAGTCGCTCTCTCGCAAGGTGACGCGGTGCTTCCGGCTGAATGACAAGGCGGGCGATGTGGTGGCGCTGTCTGAGGCGACGAAGGCGAATACGGTGTTTGGTTTTGGGTCGAGCGGGGATCCGGTGCTCCGGGACCGGGTGGCGCTGCTGTCGCTGTTGTCACTGTCGGGTTCGTTGCAGGGTGCGCCGACGGCGTTCTGGTCGGATGATGGTGAGCGGGGGCTGAAGGTGCCGGATTTTGTGGGGCAGCTGGGGGTGCAGCTCAATACTTCGGCTCTGTATCGGAGCTCGGGGTCGAGTGCGGGGAACTGGAGTCTGCTGGTCCGGGATGAGGATGATATGGCGGGCAACGATGCGCTGCGTGCGCCCTCGCAACAGAGTGTGAAGGCGTATGTGGATGCGCGGGATGCGGCGTCTGTGGCGACGCACATGCCACCGGGCATCATTGCGCCTTATGCAGGCCCATCCGCTCCGACGGGCTGGCTTTTGTGCTACGGCCAAGCGGTGAGCCGGACGACTTACACAGCGCTCTTTGCTGCTGTTGGCACCACGTTTGGCTCAGGTGACGGTTCTACCACATTCACGCTTCCAGACCTCCGAGGCCGCACTGTGGCCGGTATGGATAATATGGGCGGAAGCGCAGCATTACGTCTAACCAACAGTGGGACAGGCAATCCCGGCATCAATGGCTCCACCCTCGGGGCGACTGGTGGCTCCGACCGTCATCAACTCACCGCAGCCCAAATGCCCAGCCACACCCACTCATATAACAACAACGGCACGGGTTTCGACAACCCCTCGAATATCGCGGGAAGCCGTTACGGCGGTTTCCCGACCGCCGCAACTTCAGGATCCGCAGGAAGCGACCAAGCACATCCGAATGTGCAGCCCACTTTTGTCCTGAATTATATCATCCGCACGTAG
- a CDS encoding zincin-like metallopeptidase toxin domain-containing protein yields the protein MFTAIKKELAELTLPGRPQWKLVRNSDAYLRTKKARALFRALKGKMHLGSNATYFDYFHEICHAKQCSELGLAEYRKLKTYHRELYVFEQIVKFEHRFTNEELDEAVKDMLFYESEFGPRSLKFMLNINNH from the coding sequence ATGTTCACCGCCATAAAGAAGGAACTGGCTGAACTTACATTACCTGGCAGGCCCCAGTGGAAATTGGTGAGAAACTCTGACGCCTATTTGCGGACAAAGAAAGCACGAGCATTATTTCGGGCACTCAAAGGAAAAATGCATCTTGGATCCAATGCGACCTATTTCGACTATTTCCACGAGATCTGCCATGCAAAACAGTGCTCTGAACTGGGATTGGCTGAGTACCGCAAACTAAAAACATACCACCGTGAGTTGTATGTTTTTGAACAGATAGTAAAGTTCGAACATCGGTTCACCAATGAAGAGCTGGATGAGGCGGTAAAAGACATGCTGTTCTATGAGTCAGAGTTTGGCCCTCGATCTCTCAAGTTCATGCTAAACATAAATAATCACTAA